The window GTCGCTGGGTTCGCAGCCCAAGCGCCTGGTGCAGCAGTGGCTCAACAGCGCCAGCGAGCGCCAGTTGTTGCAGGCGTCGGTGGGTAACCAGCCGTCGCTGGCCGATGTGCTGAAGATGGTTCACCCCAAGCCGGCAGAGGCCTGGCGCGAGGCGTTCTTCGCCTGGGTGATCGGCAAGCCGGTGGCGTTCGATGCCTTGCCGCCGCTGACCCGCTCGCTGCTGGAGTTTCGCGCCGGGGCCAGCCGGCAACTGCCGCAGGTGCCATTCCAGTTGCTGGGCAACGAGACGCTGGACTCGCGACAATGGGCGCAGCTGGCCGTGACCATGGGCTGGCAGGCCCTGCGGATGAACCTGAACACCCTGGCTCGCCACGGTGCCTTCAAGGTGCCGGGATGTGCCGGGACGGTGGCCGCGCGGTTGTCGAACCCGGAGGAGGTGGCCAAGGCGCGGGTTTATCCGTACCAGTTGCTCGCGGCCTACCGGATGATCGGCGAGGATGTTCCTCCGCAGATAGGTGAGGCGTTGCAGGATGCCCTGGAGTTGTCGCTGGACAATGTCCCGGCCCTGCGCGGCACGGTGGTGGTCTGCCCGGATGTCTCGGGCTCCATGCACAGCCCGGTCACCGGTTATCGCCAGGGGGCGACCACGGCAGTGCGGTGCATCGATGTGGCGGCCCTGATTGCCGCCGCCGTATTGCGCAAGACGCCCCAGGCGAGGGTGCTGCCCTTTGAGAACGAGGTGGTGAAGGTGCAACTCAACCCACGCGACAGCGTCATGAGCAATGCCCAGCAACTCGCCGCCGTTGGCGGTGGCGGAACCCGCTGCTCGGCGCCGCTGGCGCAGTTGGTTCGCGAGCAGGCCAGGGTGGATACGCTGATCCTGGTCTCGGACAACGAGTCCTGGATCGATGATCGCCGTTACGGCGCCAGCGAAACCCTGGTGCAGTGGGAGCACATCCGGCGGATCAACCCCGATGCGCGGCTGATCTGCATCGACCTGCAGCCCGGGGCGAGCACCCAGGCACCGGATCGGCCGGACATCCTGAATGTCGGCGGTTTCAGTGACGCGGTGTTCGATGTCATCGACCAGTTCACCGCCGGTACCTACGGTGCACGGCACTGGGTGAAAGTGATCGACGAACTGTCGATATGAATGAAGGCAAACCCGTTCAGCCCTGATGGGCTGAGCACCACACTGTTGAATTTCGCGGCAACCGAATGCCGGTGGGACTACATCCAAAGACGTCTCATCACCCTCTTGTCGGTTGCCACGAAAGGTACGAATGCCAGTGGCTGTACATCTGAATGCCGGTCTGAATCCGGCCCGTGGCAACACGGATCAGTCACTTACCTTGTCGTACCACCCATTTTTGATGATTTACCCGGCGAATGCTGGTGGAACTACATTGTCGCGGGTTCGATTCCCGCTCACCACAAGGTGATAGCTCAGTGGTGATAGCTCAGAGGTAGAGCGTGTCCATGTTTCACCGCCCCTTGTCGCCGTCAAACCAGGACAAGGCCGAATTGGCCATCAGGAAATGAAGAACATGCAAGACCAGACCTACACCCTGCTCGAAGTCGCCAACGGCAAACCGATCAAACTCTGGACCCAGGGGGTTCCGGTCGAGCCCGAGGCTCGCCAGCAATTGATGAACACCGCGAAGATGCCGTTCATCTTCAAGCACATGGCCGTGATGCCCGACGTGCACCTGGGCAAGGGCTCGACCATCGGTAGCGTGATCCCGACGGTGGGCGCGATCATCCCGGCGGCAGTGGGCGTGGATATCGGTTGCGGAATGATTGCCGCGTGCACCTCGCTGACCGCCAGCGATCTGCCGGACAACCTGCAGGGCCTGCGTAGCGCCATCGAGCGGGCGGTGCCCCACGGTCGTACCAGTCCACGCAGCGGGCGTGACAAGGGCGCCTGGGAAGATGTTCCGGACGTGGCCGACCTGGCCTGGTCGGCACTGGAGCCGCGGTTCAAGGCCATTATCGACAAGTACCCGAAGCTGAAGAACGCCAACCATCGCAAGCACCTGGGAACCCTCGGGTCGGGTAACCACTTCATCGAGGTTTGCCTCGATGAGGCGAACCGGGTCTGGTTCATGCTGCACAGCGGTTCGCGGGGTGTCGGTAACGCCATCGGCAACCTGTTCATCGAACTGGCGCGGGCCGATATGCGTGGGCATATCGCCAACCTGCCGGACCGCGACCTGGCGTACTTCGAGGAAGGTAGCCAGCACTTCGATGATTACGTCGAGGCGGTCGCCTGGGCGCAGGACTTCGCCCGGCAGAACCGTGCGGTGATGATGCAGGCGGTGATCGCCGCCACGCGCCAGGTGATTCGCAAGCCATTCGACGTGGCGCTGGAGGCGGTGAACTGCCACCACAACTACGTGCAGAAGGAGCGGCATTTCGGCGAGGAAGTACTGGTGACCCGCAAGGGCGCGGTATCGGCGAAGAAGGGGGAGCTGGGGATCATTCCCGGCTCGATGGGCGCCAGGAGCTTCATCGTTCGTGGGTTGGGTAACGAGGAATCGTTCTGCTCCTGCAGCCACGGTGCCGGGCGAGTCATGAGCCGTACCAAGGCCAAGCAGATGTTCACCGTCGAGGACCAGATCCGCGCGACGGCCCATGTCGAGTGCCGCAAGGACGAGGCGGTGATCGACGAGATCCCGATGGCCTACAAGGACATCGACCAGGTGATGCACGCCCAGCGTGAACTGGTGGAAGTGCTGCATACCTTGCGGCAGGTGGTTTGTGTGAAGGGGTAGAGTGATTGGCCTGGTTGGAGAGGGAAGGGCATGAATGGGGAATATGACGAACGCCACCCGCTGGATGACGCGATGCGTGCCCGGGTGCTGGAGGAGCTGGCGCGGATAGAGCGCGAGCGTAATGTGAAGGTGCTGTATGCCTGCGAATCGGGCAGCCGCGCCTGGGGTTTCTCGTCGACGAACAGCGATTACGATGTGCGCTTCGTCTATGTGGAGAAACCGGACTGGTTCATCCAGGTCAGCGAGGCGCGGGATGTGATCGAGCGGCCGCTGGACGATGATTTGGATATCAGTGGTTGGGAGTTGCGCAAGACCCTGGGGTTGTTGCGCAAATCCAACCCGACCCTGCTCGAATGGCTCGATTCGCCACTGGTGTATCGCAGTGAGGAGGCCGCGACCCGCTCATTGCGTGAGCTGGCGGAGGCGTTCTACAGCCCGCCCGCCGCACGCAATCACTACCTGTCGATGGCCCGGAAGAACTTCCGTGGCTACCTGCAGGGGGAGACGGTGCGGTTCAAGAAGTACTTCTACGTGCTACGGCCCCTGTTGGCGGTGCGCTGGATTGACAGTGGGCTGGGGCGGCCGCCGATGACCTTCGATGCGTTGCTCGAGACGGTCGACGATCCGCTGCTGCTGGCGGAGGTCGATGAGTTGCTGCAACTCAAGCGCGGCGCCGACGAGGCGGCCTATGGCTCGCGTCGCCCGGCGTTGCACGAATTCATCGAGGCGCAGTTGGAGCAGCCGGTGCCGGTATTGCCACGTACCCACGAAAACAGTGAGCGTCTGGACCACTACCTGAGGGAGATGGTCCGTACTTATGCATGATTCAGGAAGGATATGAAAAAGGACATGATCGAACTGGACGGCGCCATGGGCGGCGGCCAGGTGTTGCGTAGCGGCTTGAGCCTGTCGATGTTGACGGGGCGGGCACTGCGTATCGGTAACATTCGCGCCCGGCGCAGTCGGCCGGGCCTGCTACGCCAGCACCTGACGGCGGTGCTGGCGGCCGCCGAGGTCTGTGGGGCGCGGCTGGAAGGCGCGCAGTTGGGTTCACAAAGCCTGTATTTCGAACCGGGACCGATTCGGGGTGGTGACTTCCGCTTTGCCATCGGCACGGCCGGCAGTTGCTCGCTGGTGTTGCAGACCCTGCTGCCGGCCTTGCTGCAAGCACCGCAGCCCAGCCGGGTGCGTATCAGCGGCGGAACCCACAACCCACTGGCTCCGCCCTTCGAGTTTCTCGAGCGCGCCTGGTTGCCGCTGCTGCGGCGGATGGGAGCCAAGGTCGAGTTGCAACTGCTGCGCCATGGTTTCGTGCCAGCTGGCGGTGGCGAACTGGAAGTGTTCGTCCAGCCTTCGACCTTGCAGCCTCTGCACCTGAACGAGCGCGGTGAAGTGCTCGAACGTGATGCGCGGGTGCTGCTCGGCGGTATTGTCGACGGCGTGGCCCAGCGTGAGCTGGCCCGGGTTGCGAAGCGCCTGCACCTGCCCGAGGAGGCCTGTCGCACGGAGCATGTCGCGGCGGACAGCCCTGGCAACGTGTTGCTGCTGGAATTCCGCTGCGCGCAGTTGAGCGAGGTGTTCTGCGCCTTCGGGCAGTTCAACGTGCGCTCCGAGGCGGTCGCCGATGCGGCGGTCGACGCGGCGCGGCATTGGTTGAACAGCAAGGCGGCGGTGGGCGAGCATCTGGCCGATCAACTGCTGCTGCCCATGGCGATGGCGGGCGGCGGGAGTTTAACCACGCCGCAGATGACCGAGCACCTGCAGAGCAACATGCGGGTGATCGAAGCCTTCCTGCCGCTGAAGCTGGTAGGTGCCTCGGGCCCGGATGGGGTGTTGCAGGTCGAGTGCCGGGCCTGATTCAGTTTGCCTGGCGTTGACGTCGGAACTGACCCGGTGGCAAGCCCTGGGTCGCCTTGAAACGACGTGAGAAGTATGCCTCATCGGCAAAGCCGCACAGCCGTGCGACCTGGCTGATGGGGTGATCGCCGTTGAGCAGGTGCGTGCGCGCCAGGTGCATGCGTCGCTCCAGCACCAGGTCCGAAAAGGTCTTGCCGGTCTCCTTGCGCAACAGGTGTGTCAGGTAGTTGGGCGACAGGAAGACCGCCTCGGCGGTGTCCTTGAGGTTCAGCGCCGGGTCGGCGATATGCTCGCGCAGGTAGCCTGACAACCGAGCCATGGCATCCCGTCGGCCACGCCGCGCGGCCTTGTTCGCTGATAGCGCCTCGAGTTCGTTGCCGAAGCGGCTGCAGATCTTGCCGGTCAGTTGCAGCAGGCAGCCCCTGAGCGCCTGGCGGGTGCCCAGGTCGCGGCCCTGGTCCAGCTCACGCATTTTCTCCAGCAGCGTCAGGACTTCGGCGAAATCCTGCTCGTCGAGAATGAAGTCCAGGTGTTCCTGGTACTGGAATGGCGAGAGTTCGGGGCGCTCGTGAATGGACAGGTCTTCCAGGTCCAGCGGGTCGCAATCCAGGTGCGGCAGGAAGAATGCCTGGGAGAAGTTGATCAGGACGAAGTTGCTGTCCTCGGGATGCGGGATCAGGTGCAGGCGATGCGGCAGGATGAACGCCAGCGCCCGCTGCGGGTAGGGCCTGATGGCACCGCCGATGTGCTGCACGGTGTCGCCACCCAGGTTGATCTGGATCTGGAAGTAGTCGTGGCGGTGCGGGGCGACGATAGCCGGTCGGGCCTGCTTGTCACGGATGTAGAAATCCGGGCGGTCGCTGCGTTGCTGCATGCCGTAGGTGCGCACGCGGGAAGTACTCGACATCGACACGATCCTTGAGCGGCCAGGAGGGGATGTCGGCATTCTAGGCTATGCACGAAATCGCTTGAAACTTGGTTATGCGGCGTTAAAAACCGGCTCGGAATGCTCATTGACAACCAGTCAACTGCGCTTCCTCGCCGGTTTTTGCCTTGCCTAACCTGCGTTTCAAACAATTTCGTACACAGCCTAGGGCAATGGCGACATCCCGGCACCCGCTCAACGCTGGCCGATGCTCAGCTCGAAGGTGGCGATGCCGTCGATACCGGCGCTCACCCGATCGCCCGGCTGCAGCGCCCCGACACCGGCCGGGGTGCCGGTGAGGATCAGGTCGCCGGCGCGCAGGGCGACCGAGCGCGACAGGTGGCTGATCACATCCGGCACCGACCAGATCTGGTCGGCCAGGTCGCCGCGCTGGCGTTCGACATCATTGACCTTCAGCCAGATCGCACCGCTTTGCGGGTGCCCCAGCTGGCTGGCCCGATGCAGCGCCGTACACGGTGCCGATTCATCGAAACCCTTGGCCCAATCCCAGGGACGTCCGAGCTTCTTGGCCTGGGCCTGGATATCCCGGCGGGTGAGGTCGAGGCCGACGCCGTAACCCCAGACATGGGCGAGGGCATGCTCTGGCTCGATGTTCTCGCCGCCTTCGCCAATCGCCACGACCAGTTCGATCTCATGGTGCAGGTCCGTGGTCAGGGGCGGGTAGGCGATCACGCCACTGGCCGGAACCACCGCGTCGGCAGGTTTCATGAAGAAGAACGGTGGCTCGCGGTCCGGGTCGTGGCCCATTTCCCGGGCGTGTTCGGAATAGTTGCGGCCCACGCAGAACACCCGGCGAATCGGGAAGCGGGCGGATTCGCCGGCAACGGCCAGGGATGGGGTTTGGTGGGGGGCGAAGACATAGTCGCTCATGGAGTTCTCCTCGGTGGAATCGAGCCGTAGCTGGCAGGCGGTGATTCCAGTGTGGGAGCGCGACGTCATGCAGAGTTGGATAAAACCGGCGGGTTTCTGGATTTTTGCACGGTAGTGACAGAGCAGGGGAGCCCACCCGTGTCGGGTGGGCTCGATGGTTCAGACCATCAGGCGCTCTTGGCCAGCGCGTGGTGCGAAGCCCACTCGGCCTTCAGGCTCTGCAGGACGCGGCCCATGAAGTCGCGGTCGGCTGCCGCCTTCTTGCCGGTGTAGCCCTGGCCGCGACGGTACATCACCAGGCAGGCCAGCAGGTTGGGCTGGGCGCGGCTGAAATGCTGCTCGTCGACATGGGTCGCGCGGCGGTCGAGTTTCACGTCTCCGGCTTCGCTGATCCAGAGGATATGGTCGTCGTGGCTGTCCTTGCGGGATGCGAACAGTCCAGCCAATTGATCGATAGTCGGATGATTGTTCAGATTCATGTTAAAGCCCCTTTGACCACTCGTTAATCTGTCTGGTTTACGTGTGTATCGTTGCCAAGACGGCGAATTGCTGAGGTGCCGCACGCGGGCAATAGCGCCCGTTGAATGTGGCTCCAACCCCGGTGGTGATTTCGTGTAGCGTGAAACCAGGCTCGCTACACAGGACGTCTCGACGAAAAGAAGCAGCAGCGCGATCCTTGAACGGCGCCGACGACAGTAACGAAGTCAGCCACAAGCATTTTGAGGACGTTAGGCCGGTGCTTCTCGCCCGTTGGGACGATCACGACAGGTCAGCTTCATCAATCTGCCTTGTGGGCAGTACATATCCAGAACAGCTCGACGGCTTGTCGAGCCTGTCACAACAGCTTTCTACAGCACTCCCGATCGGGGAGATGGCTTCATCATGCAAGGGCAAAAAGCGCGCGTCAATGATTTTGTAGTGATTTTTTTATCTCACTACATATTGCAAATTCGCCACGCCCGATCATTCGGCCAACAGGCCGATTGGCCGAAAAGTGACCGGCAAGTCTTGATTTCATGGCAAAAACCACTGGCGCCGCAGGGTTGGCCAGCGGCAGACTGTTGCAAGGGGTGCAACAGAGCTTTCTCGATCTTCCGGTGTAAACCGGGGGGCGATTGGCCTAAGCTCGGCAGCCTCTGAATCCGTCTTCGCGAATCTGTTTGGGAAACTCCATGTCACAGCTATTTCCGACCACGCGCCTGCGTCGCCTGCGCCGAAATGAAAGCCTGCGCGGCCTGTTCCAGGAAACCGAGTTCAGCCTCAACGACCTGGTCCTGCCGATCTTCGTCGAGGAAGGGATCGACGATTTCGTGCCCATCACCAGCATGCCGGGAGTGATGCGGATTCCCGAGAAGAAGCTGGCGAGCGAGATCGAGCGCTATGCCCGCGCCGGGATCAAGTCGGTGATGACCTTCGGCGTCTCCCATCACCTGGATGCCGAGGGCAGCGATACCTGGAACGAACAGGGGCTGGTGGCGCGCATGGCGCGGATCTGCAAGGACACCGTGCCGGAAATGGTGGTGATGTCCGATACCTGTTTCTGCGAGTACACCTCTCATGGTCACTGCGGCGTGCTGCATGGCGATGCGGTGGACAATGACGCCACCCTGCGCAACCTCGGGCGCCAGGCCGTCATCGCGGCCCAGGCGGGGGCGGACTTCATCTCGCCGTCCGCGGCGATGGATGGCCAGGTCCAGGCCATCCGCAGTGCGCTCGATGCTGCCGGCTTCCTCGACACCTCGATCATGGCCTATTCGACCAAGTTCGCCTCGGCACTCTACGGGCCGTTCCGTGAAGCCGGCGGTACCGCGCTCAAAGGTGATCGCAAGGCCTACCAGATGAACCCGATGAACCGCCGCGAAGCGGTGCGCGAATCGCTGCTGGATGAACAGGAAGGCGCTGATGCGCTGATGGTCAAGCCGGCTGGCGCTTACCTCGATATCATCCGCGACATCCGTGAGGCCTCGCGTCTGCCATTGGCGGCGTACCAGGTCAGTGGCGAATACGCGATGATCAAGTTCGGTGCCCAGGCCGGCGCCGTCGACGAACACCGGGTGGTGCGCGAGAGCCTGGGAGCGATCAAGCGCGCCGGCGCCGATATCATCCTGACCTATTTTGCGATGGACATCGCCCGCGACGGGATTTGAACGAGGGTTGTGTGCTGAAATGGCGCACAGACCACCGATCACGTTCTTTCGACAGGGAGTAGCACCATGAGCCAGCACGATTTCAAGCAACTGGATGTCTTCAGTCGCGAACCGCTCAAGGGAAATCCGCTGGCCGTGGTATTCGCCGCCGACTCGCTGACCAGCGAGCGGATGCAGGCCTTCGCGACCTGGACCAACCTCAGCGAAACCACCTTTCTGCAGGCGCCCCGCGACCCTCGGGCGGACTATCGGGTGCGGATCTTCACTTCCACCAAGGAGCTGCCGTTCGCCGGCCACCCGACGCTGGGTACCTGCCATGCCTGGCTGGAGGCGGGTGGCGTAGCCAAGGGCGAAGAAATCATCCAGGAGTGTGGTGTCGGCCTGGTGCGAATTCGCCGCCAGGGGAATGACCTGGCCTTTCTCGCGCCGCCGCTGCTGCGGGCCGGACCGCTCGAGCCGGAACTGCGCGAGCGTGCTCGACGGGGCCTGGGGTTGGCTCCCGAGGAGGTGCTCGAAGCCCAGTGGGTCGACAACGGTGCGGACTGGATGGTGCTGATGCTGCCCAGCCGGGCACGGGTGCTGGCGATCAAGCCTGACTACGTGCAACTGGAAGGCTTGGCCGTTGGCGTCGTGGCGCCTTGGAGTCCGGCGCGGGATGGCGATGACTGCCAGTTTGAGGTACGCGCTTTCATCGCCGGTGATGGCAT of the Pseudomonas vanderleydeniana genome contains:
- a CDS encoding TROVE domain-containing protein translates to MANTQLFQTRTQPAACDIRNASGAVAYAYTARHALAQLAVTGCLNQTYHASAQGQLEAVLKRVAEVDSAFVAKAAIYARQQGHMKDMPALLLAALAAQRSTMLPVVFAQVVDSGKMLRNFVQILRSGATGRKSLGSQPKRLVQQWLNSASERQLLQASVGNQPSLADVLKMVHPKPAEAWREAFFAWVIGKPVAFDALPPLTRSLLEFRAGASRQLPQVPFQLLGNETLDSRQWAQLAVTMGWQALRMNLNTLARHGAFKVPGCAGTVAARLSNPEEVAKARVYPYQLLAAYRMIGEDVPPQIGEALQDALELSLDNVPALRGTVVVCPDVSGSMHSPVTGYRQGATTAVRCIDVAALIAAAVLRKTPQARVLPFENEVVKVQLNPRDSVMSNAQQLAAVGGGGTRCSAPLAQLVREQARVDTLILVSDNESWIDDRRYGASETLVQWEHIRRINPDARLICIDLQPGASTQAPDRPDILNVGGFSDAVFDVIDQFTAGTYGARHWVKVIDELSI
- a CDS encoding RtcB family protein, coding for MQDQTYTLLEVANGKPIKLWTQGVPVEPEARQQLMNTAKMPFIFKHMAVMPDVHLGKGSTIGSVIPTVGAIIPAAVGVDIGCGMIAACTSLTASDLPDNLQGLRSAIERAVPHGRTSPRSGRDKGAWEDVPDVADLAWSALEPRFKAIIDKYPKLKNANHRKHLGTLGSGNHFIEVCLDEANRVWFMLHSGSRGVGNAIGNLFIELARADMRGHIANLPDRDLAYFEEGSQHFDDYVEAVAWAQDFARQNRAVMMQAVIAATRQVIRKPFDVALEAVNCHHNYVQKERHFGEEVLVTRKGAVSAKKGELGIIPGSMGARSFIVRGLGNEESFCSCSHGAGRVMSRTKAKQMFTVEDQIRATAHVECRKDEAVIDEIPMAYKDIDQVMHAQRELVEVLHTLRQVVCVKG
- a CDS encoding nucleotidyltransferase domain-containing protein, which produces MNGEYDERHPLDDAMRARVLEELARIERERNVKVLYACESGSRAWGFSSTNSDYDVRFVYVEKPDWFIQVSEARDVIERPLDDDLDISGWELRKTLGLLRKSNPTLLEWLDSPLVYRSEEAATRSLRELAEAFYSPPAARNHYLSMARKNFRGYLQGETVRFKKYFYVLRPLLAVRWIDSGLGRPPMTFDALLETVDDPLLLAEVDELLQLKRGADEAAYGSRRPALHEFIEAQLEQPVPVLPRTHENSERLDHYLREMVRTYA
- the rtcA gene encoding RNA 3'-terminal phosphate cyclase; protein product: MKKDMIELDGAMGGGQVLRSGLSLSMLTGRALRIGNIRARRSRPGLLRQHLTAVLAAAEVCGARLEGAQLGSQSLYFEPGPIRGGDFRFAIGTAGSCSLVLQTLLPALLQAPQPSRVRISGGTHNPLAPPFEFLERAWLPLLRRMGAKVELQLLRHGFVPAGGGELEVFVQPSTLQPLHLNERGEVLERDARVLLGGIVDGVAQRELARVAKRLHLPEEACRTEHVAADSPGNVLLLEFRCAQLSEVFCAFGQFNVRSEAVADAAVDAARHWLNSKAAVGEHLADQLLLPMAMAGGGSLTTPQMTEHLQSNMRVIEAFLPLKLVGASGPDGVLQVECRA
- a CDS encoding helix-turn-helix transcriptional regulator, encoding MSSTSRVRTYGMQQRSDRPDFYIRDKQARPAIVAPHRHDYFQIQINLGGDTVQHIGGAIRPYPQRALAFILPHRLHLIPHPEDSNFVLINFSQAFFLPHLDCDPLDLEDLSIHERPELSPFQYQEHLDFILDEQDFAEVLTLLEKMRELDQGRDLGTRQALRGCLLQLTGKICSRFGNELEALSANKAARRGRRDAMARLSGYLREHIADPALNLKDTAEAVFLSPNYLTHLLRKETGKTFSDLVLERRMHLARTHLLNGDHPISQVARLCGFADEAYFSRRFKATQGLPPGQFRRQRQAN
- a CDS encoding fumarylacetoacetate hydrolase family protein; the protein is MSDYVFAPHQTPSLAVAGESARFPIRRVFCVGRNYSEHAREMGHDPDREPPFFFMKPADAVVPASGVIAYPPLTTDLHHEIELVVAIGEGGENIEPEHALAHVWGYGVGLDLTRRDIQAQAKKLGRPWDWAKGFDESAPCTALHRASQLGHPQSGAIWLKVNDVERQRGDLADQIWSVPDVISHLSRSVALRAGDLILTGTPAGVGALQPGDRVSAGIDGIATFELSIGQR
- the hemB gene encoding porphobilinogen synthase, coding for MSQLFPTTRLRRLRRNESLRGLFQETEFSLNDLVLPIFVEEGIDDFVPITSMPGVMRIPEKKLASEIERYARAGIKSVMTFGVSHHLDAEGSDTWNEQGLVARMARICKDTVPEMVVMSDTCFCEYTSHGHCGVLHGDAVDNDATLRNLGRQAVIAAQAGADFISPSAAMDGQVQAIRSALDAAGFLDTSIMAYSTKFASALYGPFREAGGTALKGDRKAYQMNPMNRREAVRESLLDEQEGADALMVKPAGAYLDIIRDIREASRLPLAAYQVSGEYAMIKFGAQAGAVDEHRVVRESLGAIKRAGADIILTYFAMDIARDGI
- a CDS encoding PhzF family phenazine biosynthesis protein — its product is MSQHDFKQLDVFSREPLKGNPLAVVFAADSLTSERMQAFATWTNLSETTFLQAPRDPRADYRVRIFTSTKELPFAGHPTLGTCHAWLEAGGVAKGEEIIQECGVGLVRIRRQGNDLAFLAPPLLRAGPLEPELRERARRGLGLAPEEVLEAQWVDNGADWMVLMLPSRARVLAIKPDYVQLEGLAVGVVAPWSPARDGDDCQFEVRAFIAGDGMPEDPVTGSLNAGIARWLLGAGRAPRSYRVSQGTAMGRAGRVQVEQIGDEIWVGGAAVTCISGSLTL